Part of the Besnoitia besnoiti strain Bb-Ger1 chromosome Unknown contig00015, whole genome shotgun sequence genome is shown below.
TATTATATAATTTTATATTTTAACTGATGAAATTTATTCACCTCATATTTTTATATTTAAGTTATTATAGACTTATTTGATTTGTgaatataatatatatataaatatatagtACTAGTTTCGATAGATTTTAGGAAGTAAAACTGCACAAAGATCGATCCAAAAAACGCAACACTCCCCTCGCCAAGCCTTCAGAATGCCGGAGAGCCGGCGGATAGGCGAAGACCCGCGAAGTAGCCGCCTCcgagacacgcagaaaagTGAGCACGCACACCCACATGAGTATGTGCCAGGCACGCCAAGAGAAAGGGATTGCGATGCATCCTTTAGAAAAGATTTTCCCAGACTTGCTacacaaggagagcgtcgtTTCTCCGCGACGATAAGGCCGCCACGGCACACCACCTGATCCACGCGTCACGCACAGAATGAaggagcctcgcgcctctctgtggCACTTCCAACTACATAGGCCTTCACGTTTAGGAAGAAACAAAACCTCAGGCATGCATACCTGCAGACCCCGTGTAGTGCATCCGCAACACTCCGGCTTCGTCtggccgcgcctctgcatgcacatgAACCAAAGACTGGCATCCCTGCAGCAAAACACAAAAAACCCACCGACTGACgtgagaagagacgcgcgctgctgcccgctGAAGCATTCCGCGCAACTCGAGTCGAATGGACCAACTGGACGCAGAAATCCTCTCCACCTAGAGAGTGAAATAAATATAGGCAGCTCCGCTGAGACGACAGCTCGAGGCCTGCGGCCCTGGCGCCTGCCTACGCACTCCCATCTACCGCACTCTTCCCTGTCATCTGGGAATCTGTTTCGGCCTTCGCCGACTCTCTCGATCTCCACCTATGCACGAGTTTACGCATGCCGCCCGAGGACGCTCTATCTTCCCTGTACCGACGCGGATCAAGGGTGAGGATGTAGGCAGCAGAGATCTAGCCACTGAaaacgaaggagacgaaaaTGCACTGACGCAGCTTCGTCTGAGGAAGCAAAAAAGGCGTCGTCATGCTTCCCCCCTGCTCGAAGCGCTTACGAGGACGAGTGTGTCTCGGGTGCGGAACTGCAatggcagctgctgcaggccgtTGCCGAGCGACAGCAGGCGCTCCATCCTACAGGTAAGACCCCAAACACACAGAAAACACGACGCAATCAGCGAGAAGACCGCACGgtgtctgcgcctccgcgcgtgcTCCTTGCACACGGATTGCTTGTTTTCGTTTCATATGTTTTTATTTGAGTCGATCTCCAAAGAGACTCGCGGTGCACGCAACCTGTTGACACTGCGACGATCGCTTCGCAGACAGACCAAAGGTGTCTCCAGATACGCACACGACGCGCGGTAGCTTGCCGCCTACGTATCTCGCCGCGATCGCCCTTCGACTCGCTGAGTCGCCCCTCGCTGAAACAAAACCGCTCTCTATCTAAAAGAGCCACGAACCAAAGTGTCGCTGCATCTCAGCACTCTCTCCCTAATGGGCTTCTGAGGGTGCGCCACCAGCACGGCCTCGCTCGGTTGGACTGCGTCGCCAGTCTTACCTGGCTCGCGTGTCGTTGGGGGGAAGTCTCCGCAGACTCCGCAGGAggtcgcgcagaggcgcagggagTTTGTTGAGTTGCGCCTCGTCCGCTTCGCTCGGCAGCCCTCGCGTcgtgtcgccgcggccgccgaggcctctgcctctccgctctgAAAAGCCTTCCCGTCGGCTTCCAtaaggcgcgccggcgggtgCACGAAAAGCCGCGCCTAAGCctgccgtctctcgcgcgtttccTCCACTTCGTGCGCCTCTCTCaccacgcgcgccgcgaactcCGAGCAGGCTCCAGGTGTCAAACGCAGCGCTtgacgcgaggcggagccggAGGGGCGCTACAGTCTCCGTCTCGCCGGAGACTGCGGGCGCCAAGGGGGGCAAGGCTCGCGTGATGGTCGCAGAGAGAACGGGGAACGCCACGAAGAGCGGCAAAGACGGCAGCTGACAAGGAGGCCttcggagacgcgcgagaggagatgGACAGAGAGGCGCAAGCCCTGCGAAAGCGGGAGGGACGCGAAAGGATCGCCCGAAGAAAGACGCCCATTtcggagacgaaggcgcctctGGGGCCTCGACCCCGAGCGCATGCCCGAGGCAAGCGCGACCTACAAGAAGCGCgtgaaaaagaagaaagacgcgcatggcgggcgccgaagaaagcAAAAACCGCGTCCACGACCCTTGACAActtcgcgcgcctggctCAGCATGACAccggaggcgacagagagacagccacGGCGGCCTcacggcgctcggcgcgtcgccggcgcggatcGACCCTCCCGgcctggggggggggggggggggggggcgccgtATACCCGCTCAGCGTGAGttcgcgttttttcgctCCCCGAGTCGCGGCGTGATCCCTCCTCTCATCGCGACGCACGCGTACGCAGAAGCTGAAGAggcgtcgagggcgcgctAGCGACGGACGCGgtccgcggcgagcagagaggactctggcgacgcagaagacagagcACGCTGGGGAGTCTCGCTAACTCACTCTGCTTAGATGCAGGCGGGATTCCAGCTAGGTCGACAAACCAAATCGCGgtcccgcggcggcgaccgacTTTAAGAaacgaggcgcggaaggactTGAGCAAACAGAAAACGCCGACGCAAACACGAGTTTCCATGCATGTGTGGTGTTGTGCGAGGGGGCCTTTTATCTGTGCAGAGGGTGTGTGGTGCAGAGACTGGCGAAAGGAGGCCCGTTTCGTTTTCGGTCTGCGCAGCATTTGTTGTTCGTTGTTGCCGCAAGGCGCCGTCGGGAGTAGGCGTGAGGACCCCCGAGTCCTGAAGAAAAGCGGGCGATGTGTGGACGGTGGAGTCCtcagcgagcggctgcgcggacTCCACACGTTTCAGATCTTCTTAGAAGAAGATGGAAACAGGCgagcagagacaggagaggagaaagaggatgAGGAAAAGGACGATTCCAACCGATCCGGTGAGGAAgagtcgctcgcggctcgcttGCGGGGCGACCACGAGAGCGGTgaaaaagagacagaaaaaagtGAAAACGAAGAGAACTGACTTCCGCGCCACACGCTGCGTCCCtaagaagaggagaggcaggacAACGAGAGGCGcaaaggcgaagcagagcgaggtggcggcgtctgcccccGCGGGGAAAAACCGGTCAGTTGGAAGGCCGGAGACAGCCTCCGGTCGCGACCCAGGAGACAGGaagggcgacagcgcgagCCGCCTGATGTTTTGCGCGACGTAGGACAGAATCATGGAGACACTCAGAAAAAACAGCGAAAATTCGGAAAGCATGGGGACGTCTgctccgccgcttcgctgagacttcgccgctgctcctcccctcgcgcagctgcgaaaGCCCGTCCGTCCTCCAGCGTCACCTTTTCACTGCGTTTCACCGCCCGCTCTTCGTCCGCATccttcctgcgtctcctgctcCCCGCGCGGGCTGGACGGGGATTCTGAAAAGCGAAGCAATCACGCGATGCGGTCGTCAAAGCTCCTGTCACCCAGGCGCGAAGGCACACGAAGCATGGTGTGAATCCTGCCGCCTGCACATGTCAAGAAAAAGGCAGTCACGAGGTGATGCAACGGGCAGTCTGCGGATTTGAGACGTGCCGCTGCGAAGCTTGGCGCGGTTAGCGCACCAGCGGAGCTGCAGACTGCGGGGCGGCCCGGCTGCTCAACCCGCGTTCT
Proteins encoded:
- a CDS encoding uncharacterized protein (encoded by transcript BESB_027270), coding for MILSYVAQNIRRLALSPFLSPGSRPEAVSGLPTDRFFPAGADAATSLCFAFAPLVVLPLLFLGTQRVARKSVLFVFTFFCLFFTALVVAPQASRERLFLTGSSFRASFLKVGRRRGTAIWFVDLAGIPPASKQSRACLGHALGVEAPEAPSSPKWASFFGRSFRVPPAFAGLAPLCPSPLARLRRPPCQLPSLPLFVAFPVLSATITRALPPLAPAVSGETETVAPLRLRLASSAAFDTWSLLGVRGARGERGARSGGNARETAGLGAAFRAPAGAPYGSRREGFSERRGRGLGGRGDTTRGLPSEADEAQLNKLPAPLRDLLRSLRRLPPNDTRARMERLLSLGNGLQQLPLQFRTRDTLVLGCQSLVHVHAEARPDEAGVLRMHYTGSADALTTKGLLQLLVRGLSGSTPDEVIAVPLNIMAFAGLTHFITPSRMNGFTNILKKMKEQAAAAVEAAPVKRENGREGGARGGDHEDL